A genomic segment from Nitrospirota bacterium encodes:
- the tuf gene encoding elongation factor Tu (EF-Tu; promotes GTP-dependent binding of aminoacyl-tRNA to the A-site of ribosomes during protein biosynthesis; when the tRNA anticodon matches the mRNA codon, GTP hydrolysis results; the inactive EF-Tu-GDP leaves the ribosome and release of GDP is promoted by elongation factor Ts; many prokaryotes have two copies of the gene encoding EF-Tu), which translates to VMPGDNVTLEVELIAPIAMEKELRFAIREGGRTVGAGVVTEVIA; encoded by the coding sequence GGTGATGCCCGGGGACAATGTCACCCTTGAGGTGGAGCTGATTGCCCCCATCGCGATGGAAAAGGAACTGAGGTTCGCCATCCGTGAGGGGGGAAGGACTGTCGGGGCCGGTGTGGTAACCGAGGTAATTGCGTAA